A window of the Candidatus Paraluminiphilus aquimaris genome harbors these coding sequences:
- a CDS encoding NAD(P)(+) transhydrogenase (Re/Si-specific) subunit beta, whose product MSIDLIIQLGYVIAAGLFIFGLKMLGSPDTARRGNGVSAIGMLVAIVSALLDQGIVQYEYILGGMIVGGAIGAIAARTVAMTSMPEMVALFNGVGGAASGLVGVAALSIAEGSFTYITIILSILIGGVTFTGSLVAYGKLSETIGSGAMTFGGQKFVNGLIVIGILASAAMFVMDPTDTNMLYTVVGLSLLFGIMVVIPIGGADMPVVISLLNSYSGLAACAAGFAVDNNVLIVAGSLVGASGIILTQIMCKAMNRSLSNVLFSGFASVSTTVTEVEGEIKPISVEDAYYVLEAATNVAIIPGYGMAVAQAQHAVKELMELLEANGCEVNYGIHPVAGRMPGHMNVLLAEADVPYDQLLEMDDINPRMETVDVAIVIGANDVVNPAAREVESSPIYGMPVINVADARTVFVLKRSMASGFAGIENPLFYKDNARMLFGDAKESIGGLVREFS is encoded by the coding sequence ATGAGTATCGATCTAATAATTCAACTGGGATATGTCATTGCGGCTGGTCTCTTTATCTTTGGCCTTAAAATGTTGGGCTCTCCCGACACAGCGCGTCGGGGTAACGGTGTGTCAGCCATCGGGATGTTGGTTGCCATCGTCTCGGCGCTGCTCGATCAGGGCATTGTTCAATACGAATATATTTTAGGCGGGATGATTGTTGGTGGGGCGATCGGGGCTATTGCGGCGCGCACGGTGGCGATGACTTCCATGCCTGAAATGGTGGCCCTGTTTAACGGGGTAGGTGGCGCGGCCTCAGGTCTCGTGGGTGTGGCAGCCCTATCAATCGCAGAGGGTAGTTTCACTTACATTACGATCATCCTGTCGATTTTGATTGGTGGTGTTACGTTCACTGGCTCCTTGGTGGCTTATGGGAAGCTATCTGAGACCATTGGTAGCGGCGCGATGACGTTTGGCGGACAGAAGTTCGTAAACGGCCTCATTGTCATTGGCATCTTGGCAAGCGCCGCAATGTTCGTGATGGATCCGACCGATACGAACATGCTGTATACGGTTGTCGGCTTGTCACTTCTGTTTGGCATCATGGTGGTTATTCCCATCGGTGGTGCCGACATGCCGGTGGTGATCTCTCTCTTGAACTCATACTCGGGCTTGGCCGCCTGTGCAGCCGGTTTCGCCGTCGACAATAATGTTTTGATCGTCGCAGGTTCACTTGTTGGCGCCTCAGGCATCATCCTCACGCAGATCATGTGTAAGGCAATGAATCGCTCATTGAGTAACGTTTTATTCTCTGGGTTTGCTAGCGTTTCAACCACAGTTACTGAGGTTGAGGGTGAGATTAAGCCTATCTCTGTAGAGGATGCTTATTACGTCTTAGAAGCAGCAACTAACGTTGCGATCATTCCCGGCTATGGGATGGCTGTGGCGCAGGCGCAGCACGCAGTAAAGGAGCTCATGGAGCTGCTCGAGGCCAATGGCTGCGAGGTGAACTATGGTATTCACCCTGTTGCCGGACGTATGCCGGGGCACATGAACGTGCTGTTGGCTGAGGCCGATGTGCCCTATGACCAGCTACTGGAGATGGACGACATCAACCCAAGGATGGAGACGGTCGACGTTGCGATCGTGATTGGCGCAAACGACGTGGTTAACCCTGCGGCGCGAGAAGTCGAGTCATCCCCCATCTATGGCATGCCAGTGATTAATGTTGCCGATGCGCGCACAGTTTTTGTATTGAAGCGTTCAATGGCGTCAGGCTTTGCCGGTATCGAGAACCCGCTGTTTTACAAAGACAATGCGCGGATGTTGTTTGGCGATGCGAAGGAGTCGATTGGCGGTTTGGTTAGAGAGTTCTCATAA